A single window of Drosophila suzukii chromosome 3, CBGP_Dsuzu_IsoJpt1.0, whole genome shotgun sequence DNA harbors:
- the TfIIEalpha gene encoding general transcription factor IIE subunit 1 — protein sequence MSSTSAAASTTAPAKTEVRYVTEVPSSLKQLARLVVRGFYSLEDALIIDMLVRNPCMKEDDIGELLRFEKKQLRARITTLRTDKFIQIRLKMETGPDGKAQKVNYYFINYKTFVNVVKYKLDLMRKRMETEERDATSRASFKCSTCSKTFTDLEADQLFDMATLEFRCTFCGSSVEEDSAAMPKKDSRLLLAHFNEQLQPLYDLLREVEGIKLAPEVLEPEPVDIDTIRGLNKPNAMRPDGLAWSGEATRNQGFAVEETRVDVTIGGDDTSDAVVERKSRPIWMTESTVITDTDAADGAGDAVQTASGSGHRNRKENEDIMSVLLQHEKQPGQKEPHMKGMRMGSSNANSSDSSDDEKDIDNAKIPDVDFDNYINSDSAEEEDDVPTVLVAGRPHPLDQLDDNLIAQMTPQEKENYIHVYQQHYSHIYE from the exons ATGTCGTCGACATCGGCGGCTGCCTCGACCACAGCGCCTGCGAAAACAGAGGTGCGCTACGTGACCGAGGTGCCCAGCAGTCTGAAGCAACTGGCCCGCCTCGTGGTCCGTGGGTTCTACTCCCTGGAGGACGCCCTTATCATCGACATGCTGGTGCGGAATCCCTGCATGAAGGAGGACGACATCGGCGAGCTGCTGCGCTTCGAAAAGAAGCAGCTGAGGGCCAGGATCACAACGCTGCGCACCGACAAGTTCATCCAGATCCGGCTGAAAATGGAAACGGGGCCTGATGGCAAGGCCCAGAAGGTTAACTACTACTTCATCAACTACAAGACCTTTGTGAACGTGGTTAAGTACAAGCTGGATCTGATGCGCAAGCGCATGGAGACGGAGGAGCGGGATGCCACCAGCCGGGCGAGTTTCAAGTGCTCCACGTGTTCCAAGACTTTCACGGACCTCGAGGCAGACCAGCTTTTCGACATGGCCACCCTGGAGTTCCGCTGCACCTTTTGCGGCAGCTCCGTGGAGGAGGACAGCGCCGCCATGCCCAAGAAGGACTCGCGCCTGCTGCTGGCCCACTTCAACGAGCAGCTCCAGCCGCTTTACGACCTGCTGAGAGAAGTGGAGGGCATCAAGCTGGCGCCGGAGGTGCTCGAACCGGAACCCGTGGACATCGATACAATTCGAGGACTGAACAAGCCCAACGCCATGCGACCGGATGGCTTGGCGTGGTCGGGTGAGGCGACGAGAAACCAGGGCTTCGCCGTGGAAGAAACGCGCGTGGACGTCACCATCGGCGGCGACGACACCTCGGATGCCGTGGTGGAGCGCAAGTCCCGACCCATCTGGATGACCGAGAGCACTGTGATAACCGACACGGACGCTGCCGATGGCGCGGGCGATGCGGTGCAGACGGCCAGCGGATCCGGACATCGCAACCGCAAGGAAAACGAGGACATTATGTCCGTGCTGCTGCAGCACGAGAAGCAGCCGGGCCAGAAGGAGCCGCATATGAAAGGCATGCGCATGGGCTCCTCGAACGCGAACTCCAGCGATTCCAGCGACGACGAGAAGGATATCGACAACGCCAAGATTC CTGATGTCGACTTTGACAATTATATCAACTCGGACTccgcggaggaggaggacgatgTGCCCACTGTGCTGGTGGCAGGAAGGCCGCATCCGCTTGACCAACTGGACGACAACCTGATAGCGCAAATGACGCCGCAGGAGAAGGAGAACTACATACACGTATATCAGCAGCACTACAGCCACATATATGAATAA
- the Sugb gene encoding major facilitator superfamily domain-containing protein 6 isoform X1, translated as MKATIDKELLPMKAHYFLFNAGTAPVVPFMPTLAGQLGYSPAVVGTMYTVLPIIGMLAKPLFGYIADRYHRHRSLFLGGQVLTGIAFFLIMFVPGMDKPLPKVQFHCHQGASTVRFCSEYGECVERNIERYYGNRTLNCHLNCEAQPYMWDIVCQDWLQNKTDNCAANRTNPQLHFGTSLNMQRIENDNTCMFFMIPHDQGQIANQNVTLYCPPEKEYFQANCTMDCQEDYLKGQLAESAVINTSSAMAMPQFWLFFGLLIFSWIGMAVVVSIGDAICFGILGERHHLYGKQRLCGSLGWGVFALLAGLLVDHMSQGEVDKNYTAVFWMALLIMGFDVFASTKLRHTPTHLSSNIVKDVGQMFLSVRCVIFFLWCVAIGLGTALIWNFLFIYLEQLDKAFEGCDSSIKTLEGLVMGIQCFGGELPFFFLSGWILKKIGHVNAMSLVLLGFGVRFILYSMLQNPWYILPIELMNGVTFGLFYATMASYASIVAPPGTDATMQSLVGAIFEGVGVSMGSLIGGQLFESVSARTTFEIFGIGAFIIFVLHVSIQLYLQRNSNISENGKARVSSASATTTASASASLETVKPKNTDNKDGDGFREVDLS; from the exons ATGAAGGCCACCATCGATAAGGAGCTGTTGCCCATGAAGGCTCACTACTTTCTCTTCAATGCCG GTACCGCTCCCGTGGTCCCCTTTATGCCGACCTTGGCCGGGCAGCTGGGATACTCCCCCGCAGTTGTGGGCACCATGTACACGGTTCTGCCCATCATCGGAATGCTGGCGAAGCCCCTATTCGGTTACATTGCAGACCG GTACCATCGCCATCGATCTCTCTTTCTTGGCGGACAGGTGCTCACGGGCATCGCCTTCTTCCTTATAATGTTCGTGCCGGGAATGGATAAGCCGCTGCCCAAGGTGCAGTTCCACTGTCACCAGGGTGCCTCCACTGTGAGATTCTGCTCCGAGTACGGCGAGTGCGTGGAGCGGAACATTGAGCGGTACTACGGAAATCGGACACTGAACTGCCATCTGAACTGCGAGGCCCAGCCCTATATGTGGGACATAGTGTGCCAGGATTGGTTGCAGAACAAGACGGACAACTGTGCTGCAAACCGCACGAACCCTCAGCTGCATTTCGGGACCAGCCTCAACATGCAGAGGATTGAGAATGATAACACATGCATGTTCTTCATGATTCCCCATGATCAGGGCCAGATTGCGAACCAAAACGTTACCTTGTACTGTCCACCGGAGAAGGAGTACTTCCAAGCTAATTGCACCATGGACTGCCAGGAGGATTACCTCAAGGGGCAGCTGGCGGAGAGTGCTGTGATCAACACCAGCAGTGCCATGGCCATGCCGCAGTTCTGGCTGTTCTTCGGCCTGCTCATCTTCAGCTGGATCGGCATGGCGGTGGTGGTCAGCATTGGTGATGCCATTTGCTTTGGCATCCTCGGGGAACGCCATCACCTGTACGGCAAGCAGCGTTTGTGCGGTTCCCTAGGGTGGGGAGTTTTCGCCCTGTTGGCCGGCCTACTTGTTGATCACATGTCCCAGGGTGAGGTGGACAAGAACTACACGGCCGTGTTCTGGATGGCTTTGCTCATCATGGGATTCGATGTGTTCGCCTCAACCAAGCTAAGG CACACTCCAACTCATTTATCGTCGAACATTGTGAAGGACGTGGGTCAGATGTTCCTCTCAGTGCGCTGCGTCATCTTCTTCTTGTGGTGCGTGGCCATCGGACTTGGAACGGCGCTGATCTGGAACTTCCTGTTCATCTACCTGGAGCAGCTGGACAAGGCGTTCGAAGGGTGCGACAGCTCGATTAAGACCCTGGAGGGACTGGTCATGGGCATCCAATGCTTTGGCGGCGAGCTGCCATTCTTCTTCCTCTCCGGGTGGATTCTGAAAAAGATTGGGCATGTAAACGCCATGAGTCTGGTGCTCTTGGGATTTGGAGTGCGATTTATTCTGTACTCGATGCTGCAGAATCCCTGGTACATCCTGCCCATCGAACTGATGAACGGGGTGACCTTCGGGTTGTTTTACGCGACAATGGCCTCCTATGCGAGCATTGTGGCACCGCCAGGAACAGATGCTACAATGCAG AGTCTTGTTGGAGCGATTTTCGAGGGCGTAGGTGTCTCCATGGGCAGCCTGATCGGTGGTCAGCTATTCGAATCGGTCTCTGCACGCACCACCTTTGAGATCTTTGGAATAGGCGCCTTCATTATTTTCGTGCTGCACGTGTCCATTCAACTGTACCTGCAGCGCAACAGCAACATCTCCGAAAACGGTAAGGCTAGGGTCTCTTCTGCCTCCGCCACTACCACTGCCTCAGCCTCTGCATCCTTGGAGACGGTCAAGCCCAAAAATACTGACAATAAAGATGGTGACGGGTTCCGTGAAGTCGACTTGAGTTGA
- the Sugb gene encoding major facilitator superfamily domain-containing protein 6 isoform X2, whose amino-acid sequence MKATIDKELLPMKAHYFLFNAGTAPVVPFMPTLAGQLGYSPAVVGTMYTVLPIIGMLAKPLFGYIADRYHRHRSLFLGGQVLTGIAFFLIMFVPGMDKPLPKVQFHCHQGASTVRFCSEYGECVERNIERYYGNRTLNCHLNCEAQPYMWDIVCQDWLQNKTDNCAANRTNPQLHFGTSLNMQRIENDNTCMFFMIPHDQGQIANQNVTLYCPPEKEYFQANCTMDCQEDYLKGQLAESAVINTSSAMAMPQFWLFFGLLIFSWIGMAVVVSIGDAICFGILGERHHLYGKQRLCGSLGWGVFALLAGLLVDHMSQGEVDKNYTAVFWMALLIMGFDVFASTKLRHTPTHLSSNIVKDVGQMFLSVRCVIFFLWCVAIGLGTALIWNFLFIYLEQLDKAFEGCDSSIKTLEGLVMGIQCFGGELPFFFLSGWILKKIGHVNAMSLVLLGFGVRFILYSMLQNPWYILPIELMNGVTFGLFYATMASYASIVAPPGTDATMQSLVGAIFEGVGVSMGSLIGGQLFESVSARTTFEIFGIGAFIIFVLHVSIQLYLQRNSNISENGTVKYFAPTDAMHMLNDQEYTRVS is encoded by the exons ATGAAGGCCACCATCGATAAGGAGCTGTTGCCCATGAAGGCTCACTACTTTCTCTTCAATGCCG GTACCGCTCCCGTGGTCCCCTTTATGCCGACCTTGGCCGGGCAGCTGGGATACTCCCCCGCAGTTGTGGGCACCATGTACACGGTTCTGCCCATCATCGGAATGCTGGCGAAGCCCCTATTCGGTTACATTGCAGACCG GTACCATCGCCATCGATCTCTCTTTCTTGGCGGACAGGTGCTCACGGGCATCGCCTTCTTCCTTATAATGTTCGTGCCGGGAATGGATAAGCCGCTGCCCAAGGTGCAGTTCCACTGTCACCAGGGTGCCTCCACTGTGAGATTCTGCTCCGAGTACGGCGAGTGCGTGGAGCGGAACATTGAGCGGTACTACGGAAATCGGACACTGAACTGCCATCTGAACTGCGAGGCCCAGCCCTATATGTGGGACATAGTGTGCCAGGATTGGTTGCAGAACAAGACGGACAACTGTGCTGCAAACCGCACGAACCCTCAGCTGCATTTCGGGACCAGCCTCAACATGCAGAGGATTGAGAATGATAACACATGCATGTTCTTCATGATTCCCCATGATCAGGGCCAGATTGCGAACCAAAACGTTACCTTGTACTGTCCACCGGAGAAGGAGTACTTCCAAGCTAATTGCACCATGGACTGCCAGGAGGATTACCTCAAGGGGCAGCTGGCGGAGAGTGCTGTGATCAACACCAGCAGTGCCATGGCCATGCCGCAGTTCTGGCTGTTCTTCGGCCTGCTCATCTTCAGCTGGATCGGCATGGCGGTGGTGGTCAGCATTGGTGATGCCATTTGCTTTGGCATCCTCGGGGAACGCCATCACCTGTACGGCAAGCAGCGTTTGTGCGGTTCCCTAGGGTGGGGAGTTTTCGCCCTGTTGGCCGGCCTACTTGTTGATCACATGTCCCAGGGTGAGGTGGACAAGAACTACACGGCCGTGTTCTGGATGGCTTTGCTCATCATGGGATTCGATGTGTTCGCCTCAACCAAGCTAAGG CACACTCCAACTCATTTATCGTCGAACATTGTGAAGGACGTGGGTCAGATGTTCCTCTCAGTGCGCTGCGTCATCTTCTTCTTGTGGTGCGTGGCCATCGGACTTGGAACGGCGCTGATCTGGAACTTCCTGTTCATCTACCTGGAGCAGCTGGACAAGGCGTTCGAAGGGTGCGACAGCTCGATTAAGACCCTGGAGGGACTGGTCATGGGCATCCAATGCTTTGGCGGCGAGCTGCCATTCTTCTTCCTCTCCGGGTGGATTCTGAAAAAGATTGGGCATGTAAACGCCATGAGTCTGGTGCTCTTGGGATTTGGAGTGCGATTTATTCTGTACTCGATGCTGCAGAATCCCTGGTACATCCTGCCCATCGAACTGATGAACGGGGTGACCTTCGGGTTGTTTTACGCGACAATGGCCTCCTATGCGAGCATTGTGGCACCGCCAGGAACAGATGCTACAATGCAG AGTCTTGTTGGAGCGATTTTCGAGGGCGTAGGTGTCTCCATGGGCAGCCTGATCGGTGGTCAGCTATTCGAATCGGTCTCTGCACGCACCACCTTTGAGATCTTTGGAATAGGCGCCTTCATTATTTTCGTGCTGCACGTGTCCATTCAACTGTACCTGCAGCGCAACAGCAACATCTCCGAAAACG GCACTGTCAAGTATTTCGCACCGACAGATGCAATGCACATGCTGAATGACCAGGAGTATACTAGAGTTAGCTAA